From the Huiozyma naganishii CBS 8797 chromosome 2, complete genome genome, one window contains:
- the NOP56 gene encoding snoRNP complex protein NOP56 (similar to Saccharomyces cerevisiae SIK1 (YLR197W); ancestral locus Anc_7.354) — protein sequence MAAIEYLLFEEPTGYAVFKVKLQQDDIGSRLAEVQEQINDFGSFTKMVELVSFAPFKGAAEALENANEISEGLVSESLKSVLDLNLPKPSKKKSIALGISDKNLGPSIKETFPYVDSVSNELVQDMLRGIRLHGEKLFKGLQSGDLDRAHLGLGHAYSRAKVKFSVQKNDNHIIQAIALVDQLDKDINTFAMRVKEWYGWHFPELAKLVPDNYKFAQLVLFIKDKASLNDESLHDLAALLNDDAGIAQRVIDNARISMGQDLSETDMENVGVFAQRVVSLVEYRRQLYDYLCEKMHTVAPNLSELIGEVIGARLISHAGSLTNLSKQAASTVQILGAEKALFRALKTKGNTPKYGLIYHSGFIAKAAAKNKGRISRYLANKCSIASRIDNYSDEPSNVFGTVLKKQVEQRLEFYATGKPTLKNELAIHEAMELYKSENPDAEKKEDADVEEKPAKSKKRKLESDEEEEEEEKPKKEKKEKKDKKEKKDKKERKTRKRRR from the coding sequence ATGGCTGCCATTGAGTATTTGCTGTTCGAAGAGCCTACTGGCTACGCAGTATTCAAAGTCAAGCTACAACAGGATGACATTGGATCTCGTCTTGCCGAGGTGCAGGAACAGATCAACGACTTTGGGTCTTTCACCAAGATGGTAGAGCTGGTTTCGTTTGCTCCATTCAAGGGTGCTGCTGAAGCTTTGGAGAACGCTAACGAGATCTCTGAAGGTTTGGTTTCCGAGTCCTTGAAGTCGGTGTTGGACTTGAATTTGCCAAAGCcatccaagaagaaatctaTTGCTCTTGGTATCTCTGACAAAAACTTGGGTCCATCCATCAAGGAAACCTTCCCCTACGTGGACAGTGTTTCCAACGAGTTGGTCCAGGACATGTTGCGTGGTATCAGACTGCACGGTGAgaaattgttcaaaggTTTGCAATCCGGTGACTTGGACAGAGCTCACCTTGGTCTAGGTCATGCTTACTCCAGAGCTAAAGTGAAGTTTTCCGTTCAAAAGAACGATAACCATATCATTCAAGCCATTGCTCTAGTTGACCAATTGGACAAAGATATCAACACTTTCGCCATGAGAGTCAAGGAATGGTACGGGTGGCATTTCCCGGAATTGGCTAAGCTAGTTCCAGACAACTACAAATTTGCTCAATTGGTTCTGTTCATCAAGGACAAAGCTTCTTTGAACGACGAGTCCCTACATGACTTGGCCGCTTTGTTGAATGACGACGCCGGTATTGCTCAAAGGGTTATCGACAACGCTCGTATCTCCATGGGTCAAGATCTTTCCGAAACCGATATGGAAAACGTTGGTGTCTTTGCGCAAAGAGTCGTTTCTCTTGTTGAGTACAGAAGACAATTGTATGACTACCTGTGTGAGAAGATGCACACCGTTGCTCCAAACCTGTCAGAACTGATTGGTGAGGTCATTGGTGCTAGACTGATTTCCCATGCTGGTTCTTTGACTAATTTGTCCAAGCAAGCCGCCTCCACCGTCCAAATCTTGGGTGCTGAAAAGGCTCTTTTCAGAGCTTTGAAGACTAAGGGTAACACTCCAAAGTACGGGTTGATCTACCACAGTGGGTTCATCGCCAAGGCCGCCGCCAAGAACAAGGGTAGAATATCTAGATACTTGGCCAACAAGTGTTCCATTGCTTCCAGAATTGACAACTACTCTGACGAGCCAAGCAACGTCTTTGGTaccgttttgaagaagcaggTGGAACAGAGACTTGAATTCTATGCCACTGGTAAgccaactttgaagaacgagcTTGCTATTCATGAGGCCATGGAATTGTACAAGTCTGAAAACCCAGATgctgaaaagaaggaagacgccgatgttgaagagaagCCTGCCAAGtccaagaaaagaaagctAGAgtctgatgaagaagaagaagaagaagaaaagcctaagaaggagaagaaggaaaagaaggacaagaaagaaaagaaggacaagaaggaaagaaagacaagaaagagaagaaggtga
- the PBA1 gene encoding Pba1p (similar to Saccharomyces cerevisiae PBA1 (YLR199C); ancestral locus Anc_7.353), whose amino-acid sequence MLFKHWNEFVEPRHHLDAPVMVPNQESLQALPLPTVTVPAGFDWGKVRDCDPDHKIMNPLFNTSHTHAMTRGELVTSLQLNESVVSQAATELSQHWDYRENFPNEFDPASDTREDTKSIVLRLPIVELNGMNTLLISVDENFLKVSPIFTNVVARKLRTLLNTQTKILLVGSSDKIYSTKMVSLNECTLQPPEFITGFLGGMIDELVKNRFSNFKGFIVQSEGPTGFEKLSLESMDELIDFIIDEWSSYNINADAFRENCHKLWKLDGAAMSAQSGLYI is encoded by the exons ATGTTG TTCAAACATTGGAATGAGTTCGTTGAACCAAGGCACCACTTGGACGCCCCTGTGATGGTTCCAAACCAGGAATCCTTACAGGCGCTGCCTCTTCCTACAGTCACCGTCCCTGCAGGTTTCGACTGGGGGAAGGTACGAGACTGTGATCCTGACCATAAGATCATGAATCCATTATTCAATACAAGTCACACACACGCGATGACACGAGGGGAACTGGTCACGTCCTTGCAGCTAAATGAGTCTGTTGTCTCGCAAGCCGCTACAGAACTGTCACAGCATTGGGATTACAGGGAAAACTTTCCTAATGAGTTCGACCCAGCGAGTGACACAAGAGAGGATACCAAATCCATAGTGTTGAGGCTCCCCATCGTAGAGCTGAATGGTATGAACACTCTTTTGATATCAGTGGATGAGAATTTCCTAAAGGTGTCGCCCATCTTCACTAACGTAGTTGCTAGAAAGTTAAGGACCCTTTTGAACACGCAGACGAAGATTCTTTTGGTGGGATCGTCGGATAAAATATACTCCACCAAAATGGTTTCGTTGAACGAATGTACACTGCAACCTCCAGAGTTCATCACTGGGTTTCTTGGCGGCATGATAGACGAACTAGTGAAAAACAGAttcagcaacttcaaagGATTTATAGTGCAAAGCGAGGGTCCAACAGGGTTTGAGAAACTGTCTTTAGAATCCATGGATGAATTGATCGATTTTATCATCGATGAATGGAGCAGCTACAATATCAACGCTGATGCATTTAGGGAGAATTGTCATAAATTATGGAAATTAGATGGTGCCGCAATGAGTGCGCAATCAGGTTTATACATTTAA
- the YKE2 gene encoding tubulin-binding prefolding complex subunit YKE2 (similar to Saccharomyces cerevisiae YKE2 (YLR200W); ancestral locus Anc_7.352): protein MSNPAAKYQKAQSALEELIVARQKLETQLQENKIVIEEFDALKEDSKVYKLTGSVLLPVDQDEARTNVDKRLEFINGEIDRCEENIKEKQETLEGLRSELMKLQAAAQANAAAPTASAK, encoded by the coding sequence ATGTCAAATCCTGCTGCAAAGTATCAGAAGGCGCAGAGTGCGCTGGAGGAGTTGATTGTGGCGAGGCAGAAGCTGGAGACGCAGTTGCAAGAGAACAAGATAGTCATTGAGGAGTTCGACGCGTTGAAGGAGGATTCGAAAGTGTACAAGCTGACGGGCAGTGTTTTGCTGCCTGTTGACCAGGACGAGGCGCGCACGAATGTGGACAAACGGCTGGAGTTTATCAATGGTGAGATCGACAGGTGCGAGGAGAAcatcaaagagaaacaggAGACGTTGGAAGGGTTGAGATCCGAGCTGATGAAGCTACAGGCTGCTGCACAGGCCAATGCCGCGGCACCCACAGCATCAGCGAAATAG
- the COQ9 gene encoding ubiquinone biosynthesis protein COQ9 (similar to Saccharomyces cerevisiae COQ9 (YLR201C); ancestral locus Anc_7.351) produces MSIRLLKNSVSRRALLSTRLYHPNPIEYANSTVVAPLTYTMDSPQSRILTHCLQNEVPHWGFTERALLKSIQAVGYDSSMMSVLGASNSPSIFHSSPAVMELVKFNLVKKRHALTESLAAAGLGSPAALPSLEHLLVKRLQMDVPLSKQLGDLFTQLALPSQFMVNVAVPELFRLSDDMIYFSNEKDHFDTAWYSKRLGVSLAYTTSKLFMAQDNSLNCQDTIEFARDKLHRIMTLGEYYNNVEEYAWYSIMTTVNRAKAGFSRH; encoded by the coding sequence ATGTCCATCcgtctgttgaagaactctGTGTCGAGACGCGCACTGCTGTCCACTAGGCTGTACCATCCAAATCCAATTGAGTACGCGAACTCCACTGTTGTGGCACCCTTGACGTACACAATGGATTCCCCACAGTCTAGGATCCTGACACACTGTCTGCAGAACGAGGTACCACACTGGGGGTTTACTGAGCGTGCGTTGCTGAAGTCGATCCAGGCGGTCGGCTACGATTCCTCGATGATGAGCGTGCTGGGCGCCTCAAACTCACCCTCTATCTTCCACTCGTCCCCCGCGGTCATGGAACTTGTCAAGTTCAATCTTGTCAAGAAGAGACACGCGCTGACGGAATCTCTGGCCGCGGCTGGGCTTGGGTCCCCCGCGGCTTTACCCTCGCTGGAACACCTGCTTGTAAAGAGGCTGCAGATGGATGTCCCGCTATCAAAACAACTAGGTGACCTGTTTACGCAGTTGGCATTGCCGAGCCAGTTTATGGTCAATGTCGCCGTTCCAGAACTGTTCAGACTCTCCGATGACATGATATACTTCTCCAACGAGAAGGATCATTTCGACACGGCGTGGTACTCGAAACGGCTCGGTGTCAGCCTCGCTTACACTACAAGCAAACTGTTCATGGCCCAGGACAACTCGCTAAACTGCCAGGACACAATAGAGTTTGCCAGGGACAAACTGCACCGCATTATGACGCTCGGCGAGTACTACAATAACGTTGAAGAGTACGCCTGGTACTCAATCATGACCACGGTAAACCGCGCAAAGGCTGGCTTTTCGAGACACTAA
- the MSS51 gene encoding Mss51p (similar to Saccharomyces cerevisiae MSS51 (YLR203C); ancestral locus Anc_7.346) — MLCTWTLRPGVRSAHRALRASGLPCIARRQLMGFVRNALGLEPPPSPMDPTPENRFHPWDQSPVDALRERAARIKTLAKCPVTGLNVEYTCPLSGIPTHHSREAWEQDTQYHATKRYETLKKVNIYEHDLRSGRPFPEFDFPQEQGYDKVVNMTNWDLFFYTRGFYSMDTEFQLAAVTKMLSYPVTIASLLAQFSPYSLNPKGPITLEGLKSLAAVRYTLYSQSFNNSARAGGVTTGGALKNRPMRLFVLGARAEAQLPGHVWKQLSYLFPEQSFEMVFIGPESYYDRARGQYVRSPTPVVEKVDETLKFIHYTDYFHVLHESQDFFPYDPYFDCFFTFHPGFASPENRDTWLSNTLPALLDTKCAIFTTGFDRDDLMNDVALLNEKFGSEMDILMEPTKNVFGSTKWELNDLNPHEVYQFNMYIAGFRGKRYHTIKR; from the coding sequence ATGCTGTGCACTTGGACGCTGAGACCAGGGGTCCGGAGCGCGCACCGTGCTCTGAGGGCGAGTGGTTTGCCCTGCATTGCCCGGAGACAACTGATGGGGTTCGTGCGGAATGCGCTCGGGTTGGAACCGCCACCGTCTCCGATGGACCCTACCCCTGAGAACAGGTTCCACCCGTGGGACCAGTCCCCAGTGGACGCTTTACGGGAGCGTGCTGCCCGGATCAAGACGCTGGCGAAGTGCCCCGTCACGGGGCTCAACGTAGAGTATACGTGTCCGCTATCGGGGATCCCGACGCACCACTCGCGTGAAGCGTGGGAGCAGGACACACAGTACCATGCGACGAAACGGTAcgagactttgaagaaagtgaacaTCTACGAGCACGACCTCCGCAGTGGGAGACCTTTCCCGGAGTTCGACTTCCCGCAGGAGCAAGGGTACGACAAAGTGGTCAACATGACCAACTGGGATCTTTTCTTCTACACGAGAGGGTTCTACTCCATGGACACAGAGTTCCAACTTGCCGCGGTCACTAAGATGCTCAGCTACCCTGTCACGATTGCGTCGTTGCTCGCGCAGTTCTCCCCTTACTCGCTCAACCCGAAGGGTCCCATCACTCTGGAGGGGCTCAAGTCGCTTGCCGCAGTACGATATACTTTGTACTCGCAGAGTTTTAATAACTCGGCAAGAGCTGGTGGGGTCACTACGGGTGGAGCTCTAAAGAACAGACCCATGAGATTGTTCGTTTTGGGGGCCCGTGCGGAGGCACAGCTTCCAGGGCACGTCTGGAAACAACTCTCGTACTTATTCCCTGAACAGTCCTTCGAGATGGTGTTCATAGGACCAGAATCCTACTACGATAGGGCGCGGGGGCAGTACGTGCGGTCTCCGACTCCGGTCGTCGAGAAAGTCGACGAGACGCTTAAGTTTATCCACTACACGGACTACTTCCACGTGCTACACGAGTCCCAGGACTTCTTCCCCTACGACCCGTACTTCGACTGCTTTTTCACGTTCCACCCAGGGTTTGCGTCTCCGGAGAACAGGGACACATGGCTCTCAAACACGCTGCCGGCTCTACTGGACACGAAATGTGCCATCTTCACTACTGGGTTCGACAGGGACGATCTCATGAACGACGTGGCACTGCTCAACGAGAAATTCGGCTCAGAGATGGACATCCTCATGGAACCAACGAAGAACGTCTTCGGAAGCACCAAGTGGGAACTCAACGACCTCAACCCACACGAAGTGTACCAGTTTAACATGTACATCGCAGGATTCAGAGGGAAGAGATACCACACCATTAAACGCTGA
- the QRI5 gene encoding mitochondrial 37S ribosomal protein mS38 QRI5 (similar to Saccharomyces cerevisiae QRI5 (YLR204W); ancestral locus Anc_7.345): MLSVLRHCARAAATPLSAAARGYGLRRLVSLSSLVCKTHPPSGVLTWPTVGLPQDGPTILGEVIQLDSVLRKRRKKMKKHKLRKRRKREKAERLKLSQGR; encoded by the coding sequence ATGTTGAGTGTGTTGAGGCATTGTGCCCGTGCAGCGGCAACACCGCTAAGCGCGGCTGCGAGGGGATACGGTCTGCGAAGGTTGGTGTCTCTTAGCAGTTTGGTTTGCAAAACGCACCCCCCCAGCGGAGTGCTTACATGGCCTACAGTTGGGTTGCCCCAAGATGGGCCGACGATCCTTGGAGAGGTTATCCAGTTGGACTCGGTGTTgcggaagaggaggaagaaaatgaagaaacaTAAGTTGCGGAAGAGGCGGAAGCGGGAGAAAGCTGAACGGTTGAAGCTATCGCAGGGGAGGTAG